The region CAGATCAACAACATCGGCCGGCTGGCCCGTCAAAGAGAGATTATGGACCTGCGGCGGATCGAAGCCGTTCAGCTTCAGACGTTGTCCGCACACACCACGGCCTTGAGCGCGGCGATGAACGCAGATGCTGCCGCTCAGGGTCGAGTCACGGCCGCTATTGATGCCCAGGCCGCCGCCATTGCCCGCACGGGCGTTGCCGCCCGCGTCGCGGCCGGCGCACAGAAGGCTTTTGCATCCACCGTCGCATTTTTCGGCGGGCCATTGGGGGCGGCGCTGACTGTGGCGGCTGGCGCGACCCTCTTGCTCGCCACCCGGCAGACCGAGGCAGAGCAGGCTGCGGAAAGCCTTCGCTTGGCAAGCGACACCCTGTCCAACAGCGTTGCAGGTCAAGCCTCAAGCATTCAGGACCTGATCGAAAAATACAAAAACCTGAGCGTCGAGCAGTCTGCTGTTGAAATTACAAAGCAGCAGTCAATCATTGCCGACGCCACGCGCTCCATCCAAAGCAGCATGGAGAGGTTGACGCTTTCCCTCGTTGAAGGACTTACTCTCGGAATTGGCCCGTATACTGCAGACCTAAACCGCCTTGGGGCGGGGTTTTACACAGGCTCCGACAGTGTCGGCGCCTACACTCTGAAAATCCGCGAGTTTGCAAACGTAATTGGCGGGGAGGGGCGCGACAATATTTTGGCGTGGCTGGCCTCGACAAGTAGCGCGAACCAGAAGATGCAAGAGGCGCGCGACCAGTACGGCATGGCCTCCGACCGGGTGAAGGTGCTTTCTGGGACGATGGACGAGGCAGCCTTCACTGCCAAGTGGCTTGGTCGGAGCGGGCAGGAAGCCGCCGACGGCATCAGGGCGATGGGCGACGCTGCGTCTCCGGCGATGCAGAAGTTTGAGGCGCTGCAAACCGAAGCTATTCGCCTCAGTGCTGCTCAGAGGGCCTTGAAGGCCGAAGGACTGAAGGCCGCTCAAGATACCCTGGCCCGATTTGAGATGTCTGATCTTCCGGGATCTGAAGACCTTGATATCAATGATATCAATGAGTTTTTACGCCTGAAAGGCGTCGTCGAAAGGGCGCAGGCCGATATCAAGGCGGCTCAAGACGCGGCGACAAAGAGCGCTAAGGAGGGGGCGAGGGCCGCCAAGGACTACGCTAAAGACCTCCAGTCGCTCAAAGATGAACTCGACCCCGTCGGCGCCGCCACGCGGAAATACCAGGAAGATCTGGCCGTCCTCACCAAAGCCGGCTTGGCGAACGGCGACATGGCCGAAGTGCTGCGTCGTCGCTACGACGAGGACCTGAAGCGCGCCATGGAAGAAGCGCGCACGCCTGCCGAGAAGCTGGCGGCTTCTTTCGATGAGACCACCAAGGCGCTCGAATTTCAGAACGAGATCCTCTCGCTCGAGATGTCCGGCCGCACCCGCGAGGCCGGCCTTTTGGAGGCGGAAGCCGCACTGCGCGACAAACTGGGCACCGCCATCGACAAAAACAGCGACAAATACCAGCAGTGGCTTGCGGCGTACAACCAACAAGCGGCGCTTAAGGAACAGCAAAAGGCCATCGAACAGCAGCAAAAGCAGTTCGAGGACATGGTTGATAACGTCACCAAGTATGGCGCTGATCGTCTTGTTGATGGTCTGTTCTCGGATACGCGCCAGTCCTGGTCCGACATGCTCAAGGGCATGCTGCGCGATTTTGGCGCCTTCTTGGTTCGCGCCGCCGCCGAAGCTGCCTTGCGCCCGATCGCGGTGCGAATGGTTGCTGCCCTAACCGGCACCGGCGCGGCGGCCACCACAGCGGCCGGGGCTGCGTCTGTTGCTGGCGCATCGTCGGGCGGCTTTGGGATCGGCGACATGCTCGGGGTCGGGTCGTCGCTGTCGTCTGGTATGTCCACCAGCTTGGGCACGCAGTTTGTGACGGGCTCGGTTGGACAGACCTTAGGCTTGTCCAGTGTCACACCCGTTGGTGCGGCAATTGGTGGGGCTAGCGGCCCAACCAACTTGATCGGCCCCGGGCTCGCCGCCGGAACGCCGGCGATGAGCGTGACAGGCCTCGGCTCCGCCCTGGCCGGCGGCATCAACGCCAGTCCCTGGGGTATTGTGGGCAGTCTTGGCGCCTCCCTCCTGGGGTTCAAGGGCTCGGGGAATATGCTGATCGACACCGGGCTGGGGGTCCTGGGCTCGGTCGGCGGCGGCATGGCGGGCACCGCTGTCGGCACCGCACTCGGCGCCACGGCGGGCTCGACTTTAGGGGCGGTGGCCGGCCCGATCGGGGCGGTGGCCGGGGCCTTCTTGGGGTCCGCCCTCTCTGGGCTGTTCAAAAGCAAGACGCCAAACCCCAATGCCGCGGTCCTTTTCACGACATCGGAGGCCGGCGCCACGACTAACGCCTATGGGGCGAAGCACCTTAAAGAAGACGAATACAAAAGTGTGCTTGACCCTATTGTGTCGGCGGCGGATTCTATTGTCAAAATGTCTGGAGGCACGCTGACTGAATTTGCTTCGTCTATTGGCTATGGTCGGAAAAAGAATGTCGGCACTGGCTGGTACAATGGTCAAAATGTTGTGGATATTGAAACCGCCGTCGCGCTTTATATGCGAGATCTTGGAAAAAACCTCCAAGACGTTGACCCGCTCGTCACGAAGGTCTTGAACGCCGCCACAAAAGCAAACATTGGCACCATCGTCGAAGACGTGAAGTATGCGTTGAATTTCAACGATACGCTCTACGCCCTGAAAAACGGGACCACAGATGTGGCAAGCACAATCACGTCTACGGTCAAGACAAGCTTGTCAGAGGCGCGCCAATACCTGGGCGAATTCAACGCCACGGCCGCGCGCCTTGGGTTTGACACGGCCGCCGCGACAGAGGCAAGCCGGGCCTACGTCGAGCAGCTCGTTGGAATTCGCGCCGTAACTCCAGTTGCGGGAGAAGTTACCCAGCAAATGCAAAAACTGGTCGCCACCATGGAAAATGTCGGGCCGCTCTTGGCGGACTACGGCATTGCCCAGGGAGACGCGCAGGCCGCGATGACCAAGCAGGTGGATGTATTGCTCGGGATTACTGATGCGGAGCCGGAGTTGTCGGACCTTGCGAAGACCGTGAAAGACGCGCGCGCCGCCTTTGCCTTACTAGCCGAGAATGCCGCCGATTTTGGGCTGAGCGCCGCCCAGGCGGCAGATAAGGTCGCGATTGCGACAGCAAAAATTGCTGAAAACGTCAACAAAACGCTGACAGCCACGTCTCGTGAACTTAATAACAAAGGATACCTGAACGAAATCGAAAGCATCGCGGCAACAGCAGATCGGTCTATTGCCGAAATTGTCGATGCTGGGGGCGATGGAGCGTTGGCTACTCGCAATATCGCCGACCAGGTCCGTAATGAAGTGGACAGCTTAGGGCTCGACGCCCTGCGCGCTCTCCAAACGCAATACCAAGCCACCGCGACGACGACCGAAGGCGCGCGCTACCTGCTGCTTTTATTGGCCTCCCTTCCCCCTCCTTTTTGAAAAGCGCGCTTTTCAAAAAGGAGGGGGAAGGGAGGCCATGAACAGAAGAAAAAGGGGTCTGGGGCATCGCCCCAGGTGGGGTCCGGGGCGACAGCCCCGAGTCACCCGCTCCGCCCCACCCCTCGCGTTGCGTAACACATCACACACCCGCGGTGGCAGGTATCGTAGGCGCCGATGTCGCGGGCTTCGGCGCATCCGCATCCCGGGCGTTGGGGTTTGGGTTTAGCGGCGATGAGGCGGCCGCCGAGATCGGAGAGGCGTTGGGCGTCGATGCAAGTGGCGGCCTGGCTGCCCGGCACGTCCATTGCCGCCTGGGCGCAGACGCTAAAGCGCAGACCAAGCGCGGTGGCCTCGGCGGCCATGTCGCCCAGCAGGGCCCGTTTTTCCGTCTCGTCGGGGTCACGCCAGGAGAAGCCGCCGCTTCGGGCCAGATGATTGAGGCGGACCTGGGCCTTGCGATAGGGGTGGAACCACGACACCACCACCTCGTCGGCGAGGCCTTGGCGGGCCACGGCGTGGGCGAGTCTGGCAAACTGCTGGCGATGGAAGGCCGGCGGCGTCTCGCTGGTGATCAACACCGGATCGTAGCGCCACACCAAGGCGCGCGGGCCATAGAGCCGCCGGATCTCGGCCATGACGCGCAAGGCCGGGCCAAGACCGATGCGCCGGGGCTCCAAGAGTCCAGGATAGCCGGTAAGGGACATCTGGACGACAAACGGCACGCCCTGACCCCGCACCACGGCCAGCGCCTCGAGAAAGGGCTGGGGGTCGCGGGTCCAGAACACATAGCCCGACACTCGCGAGGGATGGAGCGAAACGAGGCTGGGCGTGCCGCTGTAGGGGTTGGGCACCGCGACGTCGCCCGCCGCCAGCCGTTCGAGAAACCAGCGGCCGTGATAGGCGGGCAGATCGGTGCGGTAGCTGGCCGAAATGATCACGCGCCGGCGTCGTTGCCCGGGGCCCAGTCCGGGACGATCAGGGAAACGGGCTGGGGGGTCATGACGATCTCGACCGGCATGTGGGCGATGGTGTCGCCGTCGGCTTGCAAGGGCTCGGCGTCCTGGAGATGGATCCGCACCCGCGTCGCCTCGATCACCCGCACATCGGGCAAGTGCTCCAGGCGCCCCAGCATCAACCACGCGCCGTAGCGGGCCGCGTTGATCAGGCCGGGTCGGGTCAGGACCACCACCTGGAAGGTCGGCTGGGAGATGTCGGCCCGGGGCGCGGCAACAAAGGGGCCGCCGTAATGGCGCCCGTTGCAGACCACCACGGTGGAGGCTTCGGCCTCGATCTCGCGGCCGTCGGGGGTGGTGACGCTCACCAGACACGAGGGGAAAGTATAGCGAAACGCCCGATGGAACGCGCCCCAGGCATAGGCCAGGGCGCCGGTGCGGCGCTTGAGCCCGAGGTCCACCGTATCGACCACGTGAGCATCGAAACCAGCCCCGGCCATCATGACAAAGCGGCGCGGCCCGCCCAGCGGCGTCTCCGCCGAGCCTCGCACCTCGCCCAGATAGAGGGGGCGCAGCCGCCCGGTGGCGATCACCTGGGCCGCGTGTTCCGGGCGACGCGGCACGCCGGCCTCAATGGCCAGGACATTGGCTGTCCCCAGCGGGATTACCCCGAGTGCAACCGCGCTGCCCACGAGGCCGTTTGCGACTTCGTTGATGGTGCCGTCGCCGCCGGCGGCCACCACCACGTCCACATCGCCCCGGGCCACCGCCTCCCGCGCGAGGCGGGTGGCGTCGCCCGGCCGCTCGGTCAGGGCCCAGCGCACCGGACAGCCCAGGCTTTCCAGGCGTGCCACCGCGCGGCGGACCCGCTGGCCGCGTCCCTGACCCGCCGCCGGGTTGGCGATCAGGCACACCCGCCGAGGCTGGGCTTGGGGCGCAGGAGCCGAGGTCAGGGCCAACACCCCATCGGCGAAACGTTGAAGGGACTTGGCAGGCATGGCGTAATCCTTGGGAAGGCGGGGAGTCCGGGGAGAGGGGGCGTTCACTCGGGCCATGCTGCCTGCCCTCGGGAAGGACGGGAGCTAAAGGCGCTCTGAGTGCGCTTTAAAGATAGGAGTGTTTCAGTTCCGAGGCAAGGGTGTTAAACAATCTTTGCGCTGCGGGAAACGGATGGCCGAGGGGTCTCGCGACACGGTACAACGCCGCCAGCCGCCCGCCCGGAGCCTCGCCCCGCCCCCGGACGAATCTTGGACCACGGATCACGGATGTGCAGCCACGGCCATGAGCGACCCCACCCGCTACCGCGCGATTTTCCTCTCTGATGTTCACCTGGGAACCCGGGGCTGCAAAGCCGAGTTCCTGCTGGATTTCCTGCGACACACCGAGTCCGATACCCTGTATCTGGTTGGGGATATCGTGGACGGCTGGCGCCTGCGCAAGAGCTGGCATTGGCCCCAGGCCCACAACGACGTGATCCAGAAGCTGCTGCGCAAGGCGCGCAAGGGCAGCCAGGTGATCTTCGTGCCCGGCAATCATGACGAGTTCGCGCGCGGCTATTGTGATGCCGAATTCGGCGGCATTACCGTGGTGCGCGAGGCGATCCACGAAGCGGCCGATGGTCGGCGCTATCTGGTGGTGCACGGCGACGAGTTCGACGGCGTGGTCAAATACGCCAAGTGGCTGGCCCACCTGGGGGATTTCGCCTACAACATCCTCCTGGAAATCAATCACTGGTTCAATCGGGCCCGCCGCCGCCTGGGTCTGCCCTACTGGTCCTTGTCCAAGTACCTGAAGCACAAGGTCAAGAACGCCGTCAAATTCATCGACGACTTTGAAACCTCGATGGCCGACCTTGCCCGTCGTCGTAACCTCAACGGCATTGTCTGCGGCCATATCCATCAGGCCGAAATGCGTCTGGTGGGGGATATCCTGTATTGCAACGATGGCGACTGGGTGGAAAGTTGTACCGCCCTCGTGGAACACTTCGACGGTCGCATGGAAATCATCCACTGGTCCGATGTGCGTCACCTCTCGATGTTCGATGCCTACGCCGGCGCCCGCCATGATGCCGACAGCGCCGAAACCCCAGGGGAGGCCCTGGCCCACGCCCGCGAGGACGAGGCGGACCGCTTGGTCAGCGTGCCCTGACCCCCTTTCTCCCAGACTCTCGACGAAGGCCCTCTCATGCGCATCGTGGTTGTGACGGACGCTTGGTTTCCTCAGGTCAATGGCGTGGTGCGAACCCTCGACACCCTGCGCGCCCGCCTTGAACGCCGCGGCCACGACGTGGTGTTCATCACGCCCCAGTCCTTCCGTACCGTGCCGTGCCCGACCTACCGGGAGATCCGCCTCGCGGTGCGCCCCAGTCGCAAGATGGCCCGCTCCATCGAGACCTTTCAGCCGTGCATCGTCCACATTGCCACCGAAGGACCGCTCGGCCTCAGCGCCCGGCGCTACTGCGTGCGCCGCAACATTCCGTTCACCACCGCCTTCCACACCAAGTTTCCCGAATACGTCAACGCCCGCCTCAAGATCCCGGTGAGTTGGGGCTACGCCGCCCTGCGCTGGTTCCACAAACCATCGCGCGCCATCATGGTGGCGACCCAGGGAGTGGAGGACGAACTCCGCCAATGGGGCTTCCAGAACATCCGCCGCTGGACCCGGGGCGTCGATACCGACCTCTTCCGGCCCCAGCCCAAGAACAGCCTTGATGCCGTCATCACCGGCCCCCGGCCCTGGTTTGTGTACGTCGGGCGCGTGGCGGTGGAAAAGAACATTGAGGCCTTTTTGTCCCTGCCGCTGCCCGGCACCAAGATCGTGGTGGGCGACGGTCCGCAACTCGAGACTTTGCGCGCCAAGCACCCCTCGGTCGCCTTCGTCGGAGAAAAACACGGCGAGGAGCTGGCCTTGCATTTCGCCGTGGCCGATGCCTTCGTGTTTCCCAGCCGCACCGACACCTTCGGGCTGGTCCTCCTGGAGGCCCTGGCCTGCGGCGTGCCGGTCGCCGCCTACCCGGTGCCCGGCCCCCTGGATGTCATTGGCGAAGCGCCGGTTGGGGTGCTCAACGACGATCTGGGCCAAGCCGCTCTCCAGGCCCTGACCATGGCCCCCGAGGCCTGCCGCGCCTTCGCCCTCACCCGCTCGTGGGAGACGTCGGTCGATCAGTTCCTCGACAACGTCGTGCCTTTCACGCCGCAGGACTTTTTCCCGGGCGACCCCGACTAAGAGAAGGCTGGGGAGGCGGGGTCTCCCCAGCCTTCCTTCGGGCAGAACCTTGACCCTCGCAAGAGCGGACCGACATAATGGACGAGGCCAACCGGTGCGATGCCTCTTTGGTCAAGGTAAGGAGCGAGAAGATGCAGGAGCGAGAGACAGACGGAGCGCCGTCGCCGTTCGGCTTCTGGGCGGGGTTCTGGCTTGGCCTTGACGCGGTTTCCACGGTGTTCCAAGGCCCTTCTCTGCCGCCTCCCGCCCGTTACCCACACCAAGAAACCCTGGCCAGCGATTGGGCGGCGGTGCGACGCGACTACAAGACGGCGGTCCGACAGATGAAGGAAACCGGCCTCACCAACGGGTAACGTCCCCGTCTGGAGAAGGAAAACAGGAGGGAGACCATGTCGGCCTCCGATCAGCCGGTACCGGTCGCTGTGGGAGGTGATCAGCCGCCGTCGGCCCGGGAGATCCCCCCAATCGAGCCCTCGCAAGCCCTGGAGCGCACGGTCCGCTCGGTAGCAAAGTTGGTTGTAGAGGAATACTCGGGCGAGGTACTCCACCCAAGGATCGCGCAGGGGTGGGAAGAAATTTGCCCTGGAGCTGCGGACCGACTCCTAGCGATGGCCGAAAAGCAGGAGGATCACCGGATCTGGTGGGAACGCCAAACCTTGATCCATGGCGCTGCCTTTCAATACCTCGGCTTGATGAGTGCCCTGTTCATCTCATTGGGCCTCGTTGGCGGTGCCGTTTACTGCGCCACCATTGATCAGCCCTGGGTGAGTGCCGCCTGCCTCGCGGCGGGTGCCGTCAGCATGGTGAAAGCCTTTCTGGAACACGGCGGCAAAAAGCGGACCCCTCCGGTCCGGGGGGAAATCCCTCCTTCCGCCCCGGCTCAGAAGGCCTCTCCTTCGTCCCCCAAGAAGCCGCAAGGCCAGCGCCGCCCCTGAGAGGACGCGGGGCGCCCAGGATCGACGACGGTAGAAGAAGGAAGACTGGGGAGGCACGGCCTTCCCTTGCGTCCTCCTGACCGCGACGCTGCCGCCCCATTGACGATCCCCTCGCGGCCAAGGGCTTCCCAAATTGAGGCCAGCGGGTATCATTCCCCAAGGGGGTCCTCCGAGGACCCGAGCCCCGCACCGTGGCGGGGCAAGCCGCAATCAGGAGGCCTTATGAAACTGTCCTTTGTCCCGCCCGTTGTCCCTGGCACGGGGGCCCTCGCTCTTGGCGTGCTTGAGGGCAGCATCCTCACGCCCCTGGGCGAGCAGCTTGATCAGGCGTCGGGCGGTACGCTGCGTCGCGCCCTGGAGGCCAGTGCCCGGTTCAAGGGCCAGCCCGGCCAGACCTTGGCCCTGCCGGTTCCGGCCGGGCTGGGGCTTCCCCCCCATGCAAGACCCTTCAGCCCCCGGAGGAGCCATGACCCTGACCTATGACGCCCTGGAGAGCCGGTCCTGGGAGGCCCGTGAGCGGGCTTTGATGGCCGCCCTGCCCGGCCTGATTGCCCATGCCCAGAGCCGCAGTCCGTTTTACGCTCGTCTCCTGGAGGGGGTTCGGCCGCGAGAGATCCGCTCGCGCGCGGCGCTGGCCGCCCTGCCCGTCACCCGCAAGTCGGCCCTGTTGGGCTTGCAAGCCGAGACCCCGCCGTTTGGCGGCTTGGTGCCGGTTGATGCCGCGCTGGGCCGGATCTTGCAATCGCCGGGGCCGATTTACGAACCCGAGGGGAGCCGCCCCAACTACTGGCGCATGGCGCGGGCCTTGTTCGCGGCCGGACTGCGCCGGGGCGATCTGGTACACAACGCCTTTTCCTATCACTTCACCCCGGGCGGCTGGATTTTCGATGATGGCGCGCGGGCCCTGGGCTGCCGGGTGTTCCCGGCCGGCATCGGTCAGACCGAGCAGCAGATCCAGGCCCTGCAAGCGCTCAAGCCCAAGGCCTACGTCGGAACGCCGTCCTTCTTGGCGATCTTGCTCGACAAGGCCGAGGCGCTGGGGGTCGAGGTGTCGTCGCTGACTCTCGGTTTGGTCTCGGGCGAGGCCTATCTGCCGGCCCAGCGTCAGGCGTTTCGCGCCCGTGGTCTGACGGTCAGTCAGTGCTATTGCACCGCCGATATTGGCCTGATCGCCTACGAGGCACCAAACGCCGAGGGCGAGGCGGTCGGCATGATTCTGGATGAAGGCCTGATCTTGGAGATCGTGCGGCCGGGGACTGGCGATCCGGTGGCGCCGGGCGAGGTCGGCGAGGTGGTGGTTACCAGCTTTACCCCCGAGTACCCGCTGATCCGCTTTGCCACCGGCGATCTCAGCGCCGAACTGCCGCCCCTGTTTGGCGACATGCGCACCAACACCCGCCTCAAGGGCTGGATGGGCCGGGCCGATCAAACGACCAAGATCAAGGGCATGTTCGTGCACCCCGAGCAGGTGGCCGAGGTGGTGCGCCGCCATCCCGAGATCCGGCGGGCCCGGTTGGTGGTGGCGCGGGAGGGCGAGGCCGGTCCCGATCTCATGACCTTGCTGTGCGAAACCGAAGGGGCCCAGGGGCCGGCGGAGGCGATTGCCGAGACCACGCGGGCGCTGACCAAGCTGCGGGCCGAGGTTCGTTTCAGCGCGCCGGGCAGTTTGCCCAATGATGGCAAGGTGATTGACGATACCCGGCCGACGCCCGCGTAAAAAAACAAGGAAGGCTGGGGAGGCGGGCCTCCCCAGACCCCTCCTGACCTACTCCAGGACCGAGTAGCCGCGGTTGCGCATGCAGGTGTTGATGATGTTCTTTTGCGACAGGGCGGCATTGCCGCCGGCCCCAGCGCCGCCGCCAATACCACCGATGGCTGCGCCCAGGGCCGCACCGGTGCCCGCGCTGCCCAAGACGGCGCCGGTAGCCGCCCCCAGGGCCGCGCCGACCGCCGCACCGCCCACGGTGCCCACCACGGTGTCCTGGGCAAAGCCGCGTTCGTCGGCGTAGGCTTGGCACTCGGCCAGATCGCGGTCGTACTCGGCCATGGACTTGCCCGATGTCCGGTAGTCGATGACAGGTTTATGGCCCGCGCAGCCCGACAGAACCAGAGCCGTCGCCGCAGCGAGCAGAAGTAGGGGAGATTTTCGCATCGCGACCCTCGTGATAACCACAAAAGCAGAGGCCAGAGATTGGCTTACCCTACGAGATAGGGTGTTTGACCCGGCGCGGCAACGGTTGTCTGGCCCTGGGCGCCCCGGATCAGGCCGAGGGCAGGGTGGCCAGCCCCAAGGCGAGGGTCACGGCCAGGACGGCCAAGGGCCAGGGCAGGCGGCGAGTCTGGCGCAGCGGGCGCGACGTGGTCCAGGCCTGATGGATCAGCGAGAGCATGAAACCCTCCGTAGAAAAGGGGGAATGCCAGAAGCAAAGGCTCTAATGTGAGAATGATACTTATTAACAATCCTGTCCAGCCGTGTTTTTCCGCTCTTTAAGGTCGAAGCGCTCGATCAAAGCGGGCCCCCCTGGCCTTTTGGAAGGGGGGACGGCGGATTGACGCGCTCTGGTGGCCGGCCGTACTGTGACCCCAGGGCAAGTCTTCCCCACGAGTTCCGGTGACGCAATGACACAGCAAGCGGCGACGGAGCCGGTTCCCCCGGCGTCCCTGACGGCCCCAACGCCGCCAGCCTCTTCCTTTGACCCAGCGCTCCCTGGCGACGGGGTTTCGTCCTCGGCGCTGCTGGCCTATCCCGGGCCCATGGTGGTGCTCGACGGCCAGGGACAAATCCTGGCGTGCAACCGGCGCGGCGAGGTGCTGCGCGATCTGTTCGCGCCCCAGGCGGCGGGAGGGTTGCTGACGGTGGCGCGCGGCGTGCTGCACAGCCAGGTTCCAGCCGTCAAGTCGGTAGAGATCCGGGGGCAAGGGCCGACCCGCAGCGTGGATCTGACCTTTCTTCCCTTGCACAGTGGCCACCGCCTCGCGGTTCTTGGGCGCGACACCACCTTGGAACTGAACCTACGCACCGCGCTGGCCGACAGCCGGCAGCGCTACAAGGAGTTCGTGGATCTTTCCAGCGACTTCGTTTGGGAGACCGGGGCGGACGGCCGCTTTGTGTTTGTCTCGCCCCTGGGCGCTCTGGGCTACGAGGCGCGCGAGTTGGTGGGGGTCGATCCCTCCTCGCTGCTCGATGCCCACGAGTTGCAAAACGCGCCCCGGGTGTTCCAGGCCCGCACCCGGGTCAAGGAGACCGAGCTTTGGGCCCAGCGCAGGGAGGGGGGCCTCGCGTGCCTCATTGTCTCGGCCACCCCGATCATTGGTTCTGATGGCGGATGGATCGGCGCGCGCGGGGTGTGCCAGGACGTGACCGAGCAGCGCGATCGGGAAAAGGCCCTCAACCGCGCCCGCAATCGGGAGCGCATCTTGACCCATGTCGTGCGCACCTTTCGCGACGAAATGGACCCGGCCAACATGCTCAACGTTGCCGCCGAAGCCCTGGCACGCGGCCTGGGCACCGATGCCTGCCATATTTTCCGCGCGGCCGGCGAGCCCGGCGACGGACCGCCGCGGTTTGTCCTGCGCGGCAGCTTTGGCCGGGGCGGCAAACCCGAAATGGCCCTGCCCGTGCTCGATGCCCTAGACGCCGCCGCCTTGCCCCAGGAGGCCGAGATCGGCGACTGGCAAAGCTTGGTCGCCGCCGCCCGCTACCGCCGCCAGATCAATGGCGCCGTGGTACTGTGGCGCGCCCGGGGGCGGGACCCGTGGAGCGACGACGACCGCCTGCTCATCATGGACATCGCCAACCAGATTGGCATCGCCAACGAGCAA is a window of Pararhodospirillum photometricum DSM 122 DNA encoding:
- a CDS encoding phenylacetate--CoA ligase family protein, which gives rise to MTLTYDALESRSWEARERALMAALPGLIAHAQSRSPFYARLLEGVRPREIRSRAALAALPVTRKSALLGLQAETPPFGGLVPVDAALGRILQSPGPIYEPEGSRPNYWRMARALFAAGLRRGDLVHNAFSYHFTPGGWIFDDGARALGCRVFPAGIGQTEQQIQALQALKPKAYVGTPSFLAILLDKAEALGVEVSSLTLGLVSGEAYLPAQRQAFRARGLTVSQCYCTADIGLIAYEAPNAEGEAVGMILDEGLILEIVRPGTGDPVAPGEVGEVVVTSFTPEYPLIRFATGDLSAELPPLFGDMRTNTRLKGWMGRADQTTKIKGMFVHPEQVAEVVRRHPEIRRARLVVAREGEAGPDLMTLLCETEGAQGPAEAIAETTRALTKLRAEVRFSAPGSLPNDGKVIDDTRPTPA
- a CDS encoding sensor domain-containing diguanylate cyclase, with the translated sequence MTQQAATEPVPPASLTAPTPPASSFDPALPGDGVSSSALLAYPGPMVVLDGQGQILACNRRGEVLRDLFAPQAAGGLLTVARGVLHSQVPAVKSVEIRGQGPTRSVDLTFLPLHSGHRLAVLGRDTTLELNLRTALADSRQRYKEFVDLSSDFVWETGADGRFVFVSPLGALGYEARELVGVDPSSLLDAHELQNAPRVFQARTRVKETELWAQRREGGLACLIVSATPIIGSDGGWIGARGVCQDVTEQRDREKALNRARNRERILTHVVRTFRDEMDPANMLNVAAEALARGLGTDACHIFRAAGEPGDGPPRFVLRGSFGRGGKPEMALPVLDALDAAALPQEAEIGDWQSLVAAARYRRQINGAVVLWRARGRDPWSDDDRLLIMDIANQIGIANEQIGQHERIITMSRTDSLTGLLNRRAFFEDIERRHRRLERSPRAAALLYVDLDNFKLVNDAYGHLKGDEALLMTKDILTSHTRPTDMVARLGGDEFAVWLEGAGEEVALTKAQEFLAASDRLKALSGAPDRPLTMSIGLAVFDPQRPEDVEAFTARADAAMYAAKHGGKGRVRIAPLCEPCEPCGKGEPGDAAS